TGACCCAGTTCCACGCCATCAAGGCGGCCTTCGACCCCGACGGGCTGCTGAATCCCGGCAAGGCCGTACCCACCCTCCACCGTTGCGCCGAGCTGGGGGCGATGCACGTCCACAAGGGCCAGTTGCCCTTCCCCGAGTTGGACCGCTTCTAGTGGAGACCCATATCGCCCCCCGTTTCCAGGGTACGCCCGACGGCCGCGAGGCCGAGGCCATCCTGCGCAACTGCGTCCATTGCGGCTTCTGCACCGCCACCTGCCCCACCTACCGCCTCACCGGTGACGAACTGGACGGTCCGCGGGGCCGCATCTACCTGGTGAAGCAGTACCTCGAGGGCGAGACCTCGGGCCGGCACATGCGCTATCACCTGGACCGCTGCCTCAGCTGCCGCTCCTGCGAGACTACCTGCCCCTCGGGTGTGCGCTATGCCCGACTGGCCGATATCGGCCGCCGCCTGGCGGTGGAGGAACTGCCCGCACCGCCCCTGCGACGCCTGGTGGAGACCGCCATACGGGCCGTCATCCCCCACCCCCGGCGCTTCGGCGCCCTGCTGGGCACGGCACGCCTTTTCGGTGCCCTACTGCCGCCGGGGCTGCGCCGCAAGATGCCGCCGGTCCAGGCCCGGGAACCCTGGCCCGTGCCCCGCCACCCCCGCCGCATGGTGGCCCTCACGGGCTGCGTCCAGGAGGCCGCCACCCCCGCCACCAATGCCGCCGCCGCCCGCGTCCTCGACGGCTTGGGGATCAGCCTCGAGCCCACGCCGGGGGCGGGCTGCTGCGGGGCCCTGAGCCTGCACCTCGGCCACATGGCGGAGGCCAGGGCCTTCGCGCGTCGCAACATCGACGCCTGGTGGCCGGCCCTCGAGGCGGGCGCCGAAGGGGTGGTGGCCTCCGCCAGCGGCTGCTGCCCGGTGCTGCGGGAATACGGCGATCTACTGGCGGGGGATCCCGACTACGCCGAGCGCGCCCGCGAGGTGGCGGGACGGGTGCGAGACCTCTCCGAGGTGGTGGATGAGGCGTGCCCGGCGGACCCCGGCCTGGGTGCGGGCCGTGCCGTCGCGGTGCACTGCCCCTGCAGCCTGCAACACGGCCTGGGACTGGGCGGCGTGGTGGAGAGGATCCTGGAGGCCGCCGGCTACCGCCTCACGGCGGTCAAGGACGGCCACATCTGCTGCGGCTCGGCCGGCACCTTTTCCATCCTCCAGCCCGCCATGGCCGAGCGCCTCAAACGGGACAAGCTCGCGGCCCTGGAGGGCCCCGAGCCCGACCTCATCGTCACCGCCAACGTGGGCTGCCAGCTGCACCTGGCCAGCGGCTCCACGGTACCCGTGAGGCACTGGATCGAACTCCTCGATCCGGCGGCGCGACCGTAGTCATTGGAACCAAGAAAAACACAAAAAAACCGAAAGCGAAACTAGGTCTCAGGACTGACCCGGGTGTACCCGAGTGTCGTCTTATGCTCCTCTTTAGACTTTAACCCTGGCAGCGCTTTCAATTACGAACGCCTTTTCGCGTGATGCTCGCGGACCTCCGCGAAGACGTCCTCCACGCTGCGCGCCCGTTCGGGATCGGCCTGCATGGCATCGTAGGCGGGGGCGACCTTCTCCCGGAGCCAGCGGTCGATCGCGGCGTCGCGCTCCTGAAGCGCCCGCAGTCCGGCGCGGACAACCTCGCTGCCGGAGGCATAGGCGCCCGAGGCCACCATCCGGTCGATGAAGGCGGCGTGCTCCTCCGGCAGGCTGACGGTGCGTTTTTCGGTGGTGGACATCACAGGTCTCCTTCACCGTACAGCGTAGCAGACGGTATGAACTTTTCATACTCGCGAGAGGTACTGAACCGGCCGCCCGCTGCACTACGGCAATGCACAGCCCACCGGACCCTGCCCTCCCCCGGCCCGCACCGCTATGCCGCTCGCACACGCCTCCAGCCGGGAAACGGGCCCATCTCCAAGATCAAGGTCGAGTACCCCGTCGGTGAACTTAACAATGGGAAAACCGGGGTCTGTCCCCGACGGCCCAAGGCCGTACCCACCCTCCACCGTTGCGCCGAGTTGGGGGCGATGCACGTCCACAAGGGCCAGTTGCCCTTCCCCGAACTGGACCGCTTCTAGTGGAGACCCATATCGCCCCCCGTTTCCAGGGTACGCCCGACGGCCGCGAGGCCGAGGCCATCCTGCGCAACTGCGTCCATTGCGGCTTCTGCACCGCCACCTGCCCCACCTACCGCCTCACCGGTGACGAACTGGACGGTCCGCGGGGCCGCATCTATTTGGTGAAGCAGTACCTCGAGGGCGAGACCTCGGGCCGGCACATGCGCTATCACCTGGACCGCTGCCTCAGCTGCCGCTCCTGCGAGACCACCTGCCCCTCGGGCATACGCTATGCCCGGCTGGCCGATATCGGCCGCCGCCTGGCGGTGCCGGTGAGGCACTGGATCGAACTCCTCGATCCGGCGGCGCGACCGTAATCATTGGAACCAAGAAAAACACGAAAAAACCGAAAGCGAACTGGGTCTCTGGACTGACCCGGTGATGTCCTTTTTGGGGTCGATTTGTCATCCCCATACAGAAGGGGGCAGGAACCCACTCGCGGATAAGCCGCCAGGGACGAATGCCTGTGAGGCAAGCCATCAAGGGAGCTATCGAAGCGGTGCGCGCCCAAGGGCGTTACTAAGGGGGGCTTAACTCCGCGGCGGGCGGATGGGGGCGGATCTCGACGGCGTCCACGGGCTGCGCGCGCAACTCTTCCACATCGTTCGCACCGATGCTGCATTCCAGGGCCGAGAAACGGCCCAGCACATGCGTGGCCAGAACGGCGAGTTCGGCGTCTTCGAGGTGACCGAAAGAAGGCATGACGCCCCGGTAGGTCTCGCCCGCCACCTCGATCTCGCCCCTCAGGCCGTGCAGCAACACCTGTACCACGTAGCGGGCATCATCCAGGGCCGGGTTGTCGGCCAGGGGTGGGAACGTGCCGGGGCTGCCGGCACCGCCGGCACCATGGCAGGCGACACAGTGGCGCTGGTAGAGGGCACCGCCATCGGCCGTTGTCATAGACTGCTCCTCCGGCGGGCCGGGGGGTGGCGGATCCGGCCCGAGGTAGGTGGTAAGGTACGCCAGCAGGGTCTCCCGCTGCTCCGGCGTCACCTCGAGCCCGTACTCCACCATGCTGTCCATCACGTCATGCCACATCCACTCGGGGATGCCGGCCGAGTCGTGGAGATAGGTCAGATCGTGGCAGGTCTGGCACTTGGCGTACGCCAAATCCCGGCCCGGGCCCCGGGGCAGATCCTGGGCCCAGGCCGACGCAATACCCGCGATGATATACACGGCGGCCAGGATGCCGGCCACCGGGCCTCGCCACAGCACGGTGCGGTGCCCCCCGCGCTCTAGGCCGCCGTGACGCCGATACGTTCCACCCCGAACCACTCATAGCCCGAAGGGTTCCAGTGGATGGAGCCGTCGATGGGCTGGCTTCGCCCCAGGGTGTCCACGGCACGCACCCACAGCTCGTGGCTACCCGCGGGCAGCTTGACGGTACCCTGCCATTCATACCAGGCATAGGGGCTGTCGGGCCGGGACAGCATGGCCTGCTGCCAGGTGGCTCCCTTGTCGGCGGACACCAGCACGGCCTCCACCGGCACCACGCCGTCGTTCCATGCCACGCCGTGCACCTTCACCTCGCCCGCGCGCACCTTGTCGCCATCCAAGGGACCGAAGAACATGCTTTTAACCTTCTGGCGCCAATTGGGGACGCTGTTCTCGAAGGTGTACTCGATGCGGGTCCCCGCCTCGATGGGGCGGCTGGGAGTGCGATAACGGGGGATCTGGTTGTAGTTGTAGGTCTCGTGGGCGTCGAAGCGCAGGGAGCCGATCCACTTGACGTTCATGGTGCCGTAGTAGCCCGGCAGGATAAAGCGCACGGGGCCGCCGTGGATGGCGGGCAACGGCTCACCATTCATCTCCAATGCCAGGATGCCATACTCCAGGGCGTCGTCCACGGGCACCGAGTGCTCGAAGTCCGGGCGCTTGGCGGTGGCGGAGGGCTCGTCGACGCCGTTGGCCGTGAGGTACGTGGCCTTGGCCCCGGGGTTGATACCGAACTTGTCCATCACGGCGCTCAGGGGTACCCCCCGGTATACCGCCTGGCCCATGCCACCGTTCTGCCACTGGGTACCTTTGGTCTTCACGGAATACTTGCCGTAGTAGCTCCGGCCGTTGCCGGAACACTGCATCACCATCTTCACTTCGTGCTGTGGCATGTCCCGAAGATCGGCGGCGTCGATCACCGCCGGCCGCTCCACCAGCCCGCCGATCTGCACCTTCCAGCCCTCCAGAGACCGCGGTTCCACCGTGGCGGCGCCATCGAGGAGCTGGTTGTTGCGGACGAAGAAACGGTCCTTGGGGGTCAGGTCCTGGCCGCGCAGCAGCGGGGTGGGGGTCTCGAGGACAACGGTGCGGGAATTATGGACGATGAGACGGCTGTCCTTACCCATTGCCACCTGATCCGCGGAGGGTGTTCCCGCCTCTGCCGCATGGGCGAGTGGCGTGAGGCGCCACATGCTGCCGGCGGCCACGGTGACGCCTGCTGCCTTGAGAAACCGCCTGCGGTGGATGTCGGGTGGGGTGAAATCGGCACTAGACATGATGCGTTCCTCCTTTTCGCTTCCATGAATCTCTTTTTATAGCTCATTTACCCGTCGATGCAACCGACCGCCTGTCCCATGGGCACAGAATGAAGATCGGGATTCATCCCGACAAGCCGGCCTGCCGTACATGCCCCGCGCCGGCCCGGAAACCACCGCTGGCCGTCGGGCTGAAGCCCGACCTACAAACAGCACCCACAAATGCGACCTGCGAAGACAGGACATCGCCCATTCAATCGGCACAGCCGAAGGTCGGGATTCATCCCGTCATCCACTACCCGTCCTTTTTTATGTCAGCCGTCGATAACCGTGCGGCCGTTCACATTCTGGCAGCCTATCGGGGTTAAGCTCGCGCTCCGAGGCTGCCGCTAACCCTCACAAGCCAGACGTACCATTTCCTACCAAGGGCCAGTTCAAACCAGGAGATCGTTCATGTCCGCGCGCCAATGCGCGGGATCGAGGGGGCAGGTATGCCCCAAGGCCCGCATGCCATATCTTCTCGCGCTGCTGATCCTCTTTCTGCTTCCACCCGCCGCGGCGGCGGGGCAACTCACGGTACGCCTCATCGACCACGTGAGCGGTGCGGGCCTGGCGGGGGTACGGGTGGCGGCCCATGAGCAACTCCCGGACGGCAGCCTGGTGTGGGCGGCGGCCCGGGACACGGACGGCGAGGGCAAGGCGCGCTTCGACTTGGCGGGGCTGGGCGAGGGCCGGACCTACGTGCTGAAGGCCAGGCCCCATGCCCACTGGCTCACCAGCGCCCCCATCACCGAGACCGGCTGGCACGGCTGGCGGGTGGGGCGGCTGGCGGTGCAGGTGCTGGACGGGCGGACGGGCGCGCCCCTGGCGGGCCTGGCCCTGACCCTGCGGGAGCGGGGCGTGGATGGGCGTTATCCCCACGTGATGAACGTGGAGACGGACGGAGCGGGCTGGTTGCGCCTCGATCCAGACATCCTCGGGGAGGTGCCGCTGGTGCTGCGGGCTCTGAGCCCGACGGACGGCGAGTGGAAGTACAGCGCCCCCTACTGGGGCGGTGGCGAGAAGCGCTTCGTGGTGGGCAACATGCCCCTGGAGGTGGAACTGGTCAACGGCGTCAGCGGCGCGGGTCTGTCCGATGAATGGGTGGAGCTGTACCGGCGCCGGGACGATGGTCGCCTGAGCCTCCAGGACCGGCGCCGGACGGACGCCGCGGGGCGGGTGGATTTCGACGTGGACGGCCTGGGTGCCGGCACGGAGTACGTGGTACGGGCCGAGCCCTACGGGCGGCGGCTGACGAGTGGGGACATCGGCGTGGCGGGGGTGCATCGGCTGGAGGCGGGGCGCCTGGAGGTGGTGCTGGAGAACGGCGCCAACGGCCAGCCCTATCGGTGGAAAGACGTGAGGGTGCTGGAGGTGCAGCCCGATGGCAGCCGCCGGGGTGTGCGCCAGGTACGTACGGACGGCGACGGAGTGGTGCGGCTGGACCCGCCGGCCCTGGGCAGCCGGCCCTACGTGCTTCAGGCCGCGAGCCCGTCGGACGGGAGCTGGAAGCTCAGCGAGCCCTATGAGGGCCCGGGCCGGTTCCGTTTCGTGGTCGGCAACGCGGCCCTCACGGTACGCCTCATCGACCACGTGAGCGGTACGGGCCTGGCGGGGGTACGGGTGGCGGCCCATGAGCAACTCCCGGACGGCAGCCTGGTGTGGGCGGCGGCCCGGGACACGGACGGCGAGGGCAAGGCGCGCTTCGACCTGGCGGGGCTGGGCGAGGGCCGGACCTACGTGCTGAAGGCCAGGCCCCATGCCCACTGGCTGACCAGCGCCCCCATCACCGAGACCGGCTGGCACGGCTGGCGGGTGGGGCGGCTGGCGGTGCAGGTGCTGGACGGGCGGACGGGCGCGCCCCTGGCGGGCCTGGCCCTGACCCTGCGGGAGCGGGGCGTGGATGGGCGTTATCCCCACGTGATGAACGTGGAGACGGACGGAGCGGGCTGGTTGCGCCTCGATCCAGACGTCCTCGGGGAGGTGCCGCTGGTGCTGCGGGCTCTGAGCCCGACGGACGGCGAGTGGAAGTACAGTGCCCCCTACTGGGGCGGTGGCGAGAAGCGCTTCGTGGTGGGCAACATGCCCCTGGAGGTGGAACTGGTCAACGGCGTCAGCGGCGCGGGTCTGTCCGATGAATGGGTGGAGCTGTACCGGCGCCGGGACGATGGTCGCCTGAGCCTCCAGGACCGGCGCCGGACGGACGCCGCGGGGCGGGTGGATTTCGACGTGGACGGCCTGGGTGCCGGCACGGAGTACGTGGTACGGGCCGAGCCCTACGGGCGGCGGCTGACGAGTGGGGACATCGGCGTGGCGGGGGTGCATCGGCTGGAGGCGGGGCGCCTGGAGGTGGTGCTGGAGAACGGCGCCAACGGCCAGCCCTATCGGTGGAAAGACGTGAGGGTGCTGGAGGTGCAGCCCGATGGCAGCCGCCGGAGTGTGCGCCAGGTACGTACGGACGGCGACGGAGTGGTGCGGCTGGACCCGCCGGCCCTGGGCAGCCGGCCCTACGTGCTTCAGGCCGCGAGCCCGTCGGACGGGAGCTGGAAGCTCAGCGAGCCCTATGAGGGCCCGGGCCGGTTCCGTTTCGTGGTCGGCAACGCGGCCCTCACGGTACGCCTCATCGACCACGTGAGCGGTGCGGGCCTGGCGAGGGTGCGGGTGGCGGCCCATGAGCAACTCCCGGACGGCAGCCTGGTGTGGGCGGCGGCCCGGGACACGGACGGCGAGGGCAAGGCGCGCTTCGACTTGGCGGGGCTGGGCGAGGGCCGGACCTACGTGCTGAAGGCCAGGCCCCATGCCCACTGGCTCACCAGCGCCCCCATCACCGAGACCGGCTGGCACGGCTGGCGGGTGGGCACGGTACCAGTCAGCCTGGTGGATTCCACCACCGGCCAGCCCCTGGCCGGCATCGAGGTGGTGGCCCTGCAGAAGGCCGCGGACGGCACCCTGGCCCGGGTGAAGGCCGCCGCCACGGATGCCCATGGCGAGGTCCGGCTCGACCTGCCCGAACTCGGTAACGGCAAGGTCTACGTGCTGAAGGCCATCGACCCCTACGGCGACGGCGCCAACCATTTCGGTCCCCTGGTGCGCCACCGCGGCCCAGTGACCGTGGCCACCGATCCGGACGATCCCCACCGTCCCGATCAGGAGCCCCCACAGTTGCTGATCGCCGCACCGGCACCTGCCGCCGCGGTGGGGGACCACGGCTTCGTCGTGGAAGGCATGGTCACGGACAACGAGCGGGTACGCAGCGTGAGCCTCGTCCTCACCGACGGCGGCGGCCTGCTGCGCGTCCTGCCCGCCGAGCTGGACCGCCACCGCGGCACGTGGCGCGCCGCCATCGGGCCCGTGACCGTCGCCACCCCGACCCAACTCACCATCACCGCCACCGCCCAGGACCAGGCTTTCAACTCCGCCAC
The Gammaproteobacteria bacterium DNA segment above includes these coding regions:
- the glcF gene encoding glycolate oxidase subunit GlcF, producing METHIAPRFQGTPDGREAEAILRNCVHCGFCTATCPTYRLTGDELDGPRGRIYLVKQYLEGETSGRHMRYHLDRCLSCRSCETTCPSGVRYARLADIGRRLAVEELPAPPLRRLVETAIRAVIPHPRRFGALLGTARLFGALLPPGLRRKMPPVQAREPWPVPRHPRRMVALTGCVQEAATPATNAAAARVLDGLGISLEPTPGAGCCGALSLHLGHMAEARAFARRNIDAWWPALEAGAEGVVASASGCCPVLREYGDLLAGDPDYAERAREVAGRVRDLSEVVDEACPADPGLGAGRAVAVHCPCSLQHGLGLGGVVERILEAAGYRLTAVKDGHICCGSAGTFSILQPAMAERLKRDKLAALEGPEPDLIVTANVGCQLHLASGSTVPVRHWIELLDPAARP
- a CDS encoding type II toxin-antitoxin system ParD family antitoxin; protein product: MSTTEKRTVSLPEEHAAFIDRMVASGAYASGSEVVRAGLRALQERDAAIDRWLREKVAPAYDAMQADPERARSVEDVFAEVREHHAKRRS
- a CDS encoding cytochrome c, whose protein sequence is MLWRGPVAGILAAVYIIAGIASAWAQDLPRGPGRDLAYAKCQTCHDLTYLHDSAGIPEWMWHDVMDSMVEYGLEVTPEQRETLLAYLTTYLGPDPPPPGPPEEQSMTTADGGALYQRHCVACHGAGGAGSPGTFPPLADNPALDDARYVVQVLLHGLRGEIEVAGETYRGVMPSFGHLEDAELAVLATHVLGRFSALECSIGANDVEELRAQPVDAVEIRPHPPAAELSPP
- a CDS encoding sulfite oxidase encodes the protein MSSADFTPPDIHRRRFLKAAGVTVAAGSMWRLTPLAHAAEAGTPSADQVAMGKDSRLIVHNSRTVVLETPTPLLRGQDLTPKDRFFVRNNQLLDGAATVEPRSLEGWKVQIGGLVERPAVIDAADLRDMPQHEVKMVMQCSGNGRSYYGKYSVKTKGTQWQNGGMGQAVYRGVPLSAVMDKFGINPGAKATYLTANGVDEPSATAKRPDFEHSVPVDDALEYGILALEMNGEPLPAIHGGPVRFILPGYYGTMNVKWIGSLRFDAHETYNYNQIPRYRTPSRPIEAGTRIEYTFENSVPNWRQKVKSMFFGPLDGDKVRAGEVKVHGVAWNDGVVPVEAVLVSADKGATWQQAMLSRPDSPYAWYEWQGTVKLPAGSHELWVRAVDTLGRSQPIDGSIHWNPSGYEWFGVERIGVTAA
- a CDS encoding DUF1800 domain-containing protein → MPYLLALLILFLLPPAAAAGQLTVRLIDHVSGAGLAGVRVAAHEQLPDGSLVWAAARDTDGEGKARFDLAGLGEGRTYVLKARPHAHWLTSAPITETGWHGWRVGRLAVQVLDGRTGAPLAGLALTLRERGVDGRYPHVMNVETDGAGWLRLDPDILGEVPLVLRALSPTDGEWKYSAPYWGGGEKRFVVGNMPLEVELVNGVSGAGLSDEWVELYRRRDDGRLSLQDRRRTDAAGRVDFDVDGLGAGTEYVVRAEPYGRRLTSGDIGVAGVHRLEAGRLEVVLENGANGQPYRWKDVRVLEVQPDGSRRGVRQVRTDGDGVVRLDPPALGSRPYVLQAASPSDGSWKLSEPYEGPGRFRFVVGNAALTVRLIDHVSGTGLAGVRVAAHEQLPDGSLVWAAARDTDGEGKARFDLAGLGEGRTYVLKARPHAHWLTSAPITETGWHGWRVGRLAVQVLDGRTGAPLAGLALTLRERGVDGRYPHVMNVETDGAGWLRLDPDVLGEVPLVLRALSPTDGEWKYSAPYWGGGEKRFVVGNMPLEVELVNGVSGAGLSDEWVELYRRRDDGRLSLQDRRRTDAAGRVDFDVDGLGAGTEYVVRAEPYGRRLTSGDIGVAGVHRLEAGRLEVVLENGANGQPYRWKDVRVLEVQPDGSRRSVRQVRTDGDGVVRLDPPALGSRPYVLQAASPSDGSWKLSEPYEGPGRFRFVVGNAALTVRLIDHVSGAGLARVRVAAHEQLPDGSLVWAAARDTDGEGKARFDLAGLGEGRTYVLKARPHAHWLTSAPITETGWHGWRVGTVPVSLVDSTTGQPLAGIEVVALQKAADGTLARVKAAATDAHGEVRLDLPELGNGKVYVLKAIDPYGDGANHFGPLVRHRGPVTVATDPDDPHRPDQEPPQLLIAAPAPAAAVGDHGFVVEGMVTDNERVRSVSLVLTDGGGLLRVLPAELDRHRGTWRAAIGPVTVATPTQLTITATAQDQAFNSATAAVDVLLVRDVTPPIIDVGTHRSGEHVPDGAFVVTGTVRDDTGPASMAAELLNGDGQLMDGRATEVAATGAWAYTAFAGAAGAAGDLTLRLIATDTAGNTTARELALHTNPAARQRRGLLDRIGFGATPAGLAEVERLGIAAYLDNQLDPARIDDTTFEAWRATQTFEHPADHLLAHALHSRRQLREVMTWFWDNHFNTALQGHGHPQWEIAENDAFRANALGRFRDLLEVSARSPAMLRFLDGVANRARKPNENYARELLELHTLGLDGGYTEADVAAVARAFTGWTIDDDAFHFNDDIHDTGPKTVLGTHLAAGRGMEDGEQVLDILAAHPATADHICGKLLVLLLGRADDAALHADCVAAFMAGVNAPDQMARVVGVIVRSPAMLAAAQERSSVRTPLEYVLAALRVLGPAPEATMPRWWLHKLGMPLFHNPIPTGYPEAGEHWVSTHGLRARLSFLDRVASDRGPFQGAIADPGPELQWEGITTTDGIVGTVLAWVHGPDFTRADWELGRAILTNDGARPFEPSGPQAGRRLRELLLVALALPAFHFQ